The sequence GGAAGAGGGATTCGCCGTGGTGCTCGTCAGCGTCGGCGACCGGTTCGCGGAAGTTTGTGGAGCCACATCCACGTTCACCGTGCCCTGCGCGGAGCCACCCTTGCCGTCCGACACGGTCACCGTCAGCGTGAAGCGCTGGGCCGCCGTCACCGTGGGAGCGGTCCAGGTCGGCCTGGCCACCGAGGTGCTGCTGAAGGTCCCGGCGGGAGTCGCGGGCGACTGTGCCCAGGTATAGGTGAGCGTGTCGCCGTCCGGGTCGGTCGCGGTGACCGCGAGGCTGGTGGTCTGCTGGGAGGTCACGGAAGAGGGCGTCGCCGTGGTGCTCGTCACCGTCGGAGCGCGGTTGTTGGCTACGGGCGGAGCCACATCCACGTTCACCGTGCCTTGCACGGAGCCACCCCTGCCGTCCGACACGGTCACCTGCAGCGTGAAGCGCTGGGCAGCCGTCACCAACGGAGCGGTCCAGACGGGGTTGGAAATGGAGGCGTTGTTGAAGCTCCCCGCCGGAGAAGCGGGCGTCTGGGTCCAGGCGTAGGTGAGCGCGTCACCGTTCGCGTCCGTCGCGGTGACCGAGAGCTGGACAGGCGCCGCGCCCACCACGGACGTGGGGGCCGCCGTAGGTTGGCCAGCGCCGAGCACGGGGGCCTGATTGCCGGACGGCGCCGGGCGGACCATCACCGCCACCGCGCCCTGCCTCGTGCCGTCCTTCCCATCCGAGACCGTGACGCTGAGCTGGAAGCTGGTGGCCGTCGTCACCTCCGGGGCCGTCCAGGTCGGGTTGGGGCTGGAGGGGTTGTTGAAGGTGCCCGCCGGAGAAGCGGGCGTCTGGGTCCAGGCGTAGGTGAGCGTGTCCCCGTCTGGATCCGTGGCCGTCACGTTCAGGACCACCGCCGCTCCGGAGTTCACCTCCGTCGCCTGCGCGGTCGGGGCCGAGAGGGTAGGGGGAGTGTTGGTGGGCTCGGGGTCATCGCCGCCCCCGCAGGCGGCACCCCACAAACCGATGAACAGCAAGGAAAGCAGAAGCCGCGGCAGTCGACGGTGCATGTGTCCCCCAGCAAATGATGGGCGCGCTACCGTAACCCAACGCCACTCGTTTCGAGGAGTCGGACGATCAGCCGGGCCCAGGTCCGGGTGGACCCGGAGAGCCGCGGAACATTGGCGTGCGGCTGTTGCCGCCATTCACCGAGCACCGTGACGGAACGATGACGGAAGCATGGGCACTCGCCGGCCAACGCCTCTTCGCTGGGGCCTACCTTGAGCATGCGAGGCTGTTCTTCCAGGCGGACCCGGCCGCCCGCTACGAGCGGCTCGTCTTCGCCCTGAGTGGGGCGAGGGCGGCCGGCGTGGAGACGCTGGGCATGTTGTCCCGAGCCCCCAAGCCCCGCTGAGCCTGAAAGACGCACTTGCCTCGCCCCCCGGGCCTTCGCTCAAGCTTCCTCCCGAAAGCGAGGACTCCGTGACGAAGCTCCCAGGCAGGCCCCTGCTGTTCCTCTGTGCCCCGCTCCTCGTGTGCGTGCTGGTCGCCACGGCCCAGGCGGGCGGTCGCCAGGCCAAGCCCCGAGGCGTGCTCCTGGAGCAGCTCGCGTGGCCCCAGGCCGAGCAGGTCCTCACCCCCGAGACCGTCGTCGTCATCCCGCTGGGCGCGCAGGCCAAGGAGCACGGACCGCACCTGCCGCTGGCCAACGACTGGAACATCGCCGAGTACATGAAGCAGCGCGTGCTCCAGAGCGCGGACGTGGTGATCGCCCCGACGATCAACTACTCGTTCTACCCCTCGTTCGTGGAGTACCCCGGCTCCACCACGCTGCGGCTGGAGACGGCCCGGGACATGATCGTCGACATCTGCCGTGGGCTGTCCCGCTTCGGCCCCCGTCGCTTCTACGTGCTGAACACCGGCATTTCCACGGTGCGGGCGCTCCGGCCCGCGGCGGAGCTGCTCGCCGCCGACGGAATCCTCCTGCACTTCACCGACCTGGTCCGCGCCACCGGAGAGGTGGAGAAGGAGGTGGCGAAGCAGGAGGGCGGCACGCACGCCGACGAGATCGAGACCTCCATGATGCTCTACATCGCCCCCAAGACGGTGGACATGTCCAAGGCCGTGAAGGACTACCACCCAGGCAAGGGCCCGCTGAGCCGGACTCCCACGGATGCGGGCATCTACTCGGTGAGCGGCGTCTTCGGGGATGCGACGCTGGCCACCCGCGCCAAGGGCCAGCGCGTGGTGGAGGCGATGGTGAGCGCGGTCCTCTCGGACATCGAGGTGCTGCGCGGGACGACCCTCGGAGCCGCGACCACCCCGGATGCGGGAGGGCCGAAGGGCGCTCCCTGAGCCGAGCGCTCGAGAAGGTGATCGGAGCGCGCGGGAGGGGCAGAATCCAGGGCAGACCGTCCTGTACCGGGAGCCCTCCATGCGCGTCGTCCTGTTGTCCGGCTCGTCCCACCCCGCCCTGGCGGCCTCCGTCGCCAAGGTGCTCAGCCTGGAGCTGGGACGCTGCCTCGTCGACCGGTTCCCGGACGGGGAACTCCACGTCGAGGTCGCCGAGGAGCTGAGGGGCTGTGATGTCTACGTGATCCAGCCGCTGGGGCCTCCCGTGGACTCGCACCTGATGGAGCTGCTCCTCATGGTGGATGCCTGCCGCCGCCGAGGGGCCGGCCGGGTGACGGCCGTCGTGCCCTACCTCGCCTATGCCCGCCACGATCGTCGCGAGACGGGACGCGAGCCGCTGGCAGCTCGGGTGGTGGCGGACCTCATCCGGGTCGCGGGCGTGGACCGCCTCGTGGCGGTGGATCTGCACAGCCCGGCTGTCGAGGGCTGCTTCAACATCCCCGTGGAGCACCTGAGCGCCATGCCGCTGCTGGCCGACCACCTGCTCCGCACCGCCGCGCCCGGCTCCGTCGTCGTCTCCCCGGACCTGGGCGCGGTGAAGCGCGCGGAGCGGTACGCGGCCCAGCTCAAGCTCCCGGTGGCCGTGGTGCACAAGCACCGCACGAGCGGTTCCAAGGTGGAGGCGCGCAGCATCACCGGGGACGTGAAGGGCTGCTCGCCCATCCTCGTGGACGACATGATCTCCACCGCCGGCACCATCGAGGCGGCGGTGAACGTGCTGCTGGAGGCCGGCTGCACGACCGAAGTGACCGTGGTGGCGACCCACGCGCTGCTGGTGGGGAGCGCGCTGGAGCGGCTCCGGAAGATCCCGCTGCGCCGGCTGATCACCACCGACAGCGTCCCCCGGCCCGAGCGGCTCCCGTTCCCGGTGGAGGTGGTGTCGATTGCCCCCCTCCTGGCCCGCTCCATCGAATTGCTGCGCCTGGGCTCCTCCGGGGGCTGAGGCGAGCCCTCAGGGCGTTGCCTGCGCGGAGGCGGAGGCGTCCTTGCCCTCCAGCTTCGTGACGGCGGCGGGATCCAGCGCGCGCATCAGCGCCAGCTCCATGTCCACATCCCGCGCCGGGGCGTAGATGGCCCGCTGGGACTGCAGGGCGGTCTCGTTCTGCGCCAGGCGATCCCAGGTCGCCATCGTGGAGTTCGCGCCCGGGATGGGAGGGTTCGACGTATCCAGGGCCTGGTCGTTCGGATCCGCCTTGAGGCCCCGAGAGACACGCAGGACACAGCCCCCCGAAGGGTGCGGCTCGCCCTGCACCAGGTAGCTGACGAGCGTGCGGTTCGCCCCTCGGGTCCCGTTCTCCCGCCACTCCGTGCGCAGCACGTATTGCCCGGGGGCCGTCCGCCACGTGTAGCCCTGCTCGGTCATGAAGGCTCCCACCCCAGGCCAGAGCTGCTCCAGCGGCTGGGAGTACACGTGCTGGGCCGCAGCCTCCCGGAGTACGGGAGAGGAGCCCGCGCAGGCGGTGAGGCCCAGGGCGACCAGGAGGAAGAGGGCACTGCGGCTCGAGTTGCTGGGGGAGGTCATCTTCAGGACTCCAAGGCAGGAGAGGGAGGCTCGTTCGCACAGAGACTCACCCAGAACGCTCGAGTGTCCGCTCCATACCGGTGTTCACAGCGAACAGAACCTCGCTCCAGCCCCAGCACCGTTTTGCATTTTCGCTCAATACGAGCCGAAACAGGATTGTCTGGTTTCAGGTTTGAAATTCTTGCGTTTCATTTCTGAAAAACCAGACACATCGCGAACCGGTTTTTCACCAACGAAATGTTCATCTGAGAAGACTGTACTTTCGGGAATTGAGTCCCTGTCTGAGAGCGTGTAACCCGTTGAGGACACAGGGAACGGGATCCGCTATCATCAGCCCGGCTACCCTGTCAGAGCAGCTCAAGTGGGGCTGACCTGGTGGGTCTGCTACGATACACGCAATCGATGACCTGGAGTCTTCGACCATGGACATGGCGACGCATTCGATACGTCCAGAGATGTTGACTCCGGGGATGCAGATCGATCACTGGCGCATTCTCGAGCGCCTGGGCCCGCGAGGACAGGGCGCGCTCTACCGCGTCGAGGATGTCCGGCAAGCGACTCCGCCGCTGGTGCTGTGGCTCTCGTCCCGCAGGAGCCATGGGCATTGTGGAGACAGGTCGGCGCGGCTGCAGGCTTCTCAGCCTCACCTGTCGCGGCTGCATGGCCTGGGGCGCTGGCCCTCTCGAGAGGACGGTTTCTCCTTCTGCGTCCGCGAGGACGTGCGCGGCCAGTCCCTGGCTCGCTGGGTGGAGACGGTCAACCCCACGTTCCTCCAGGTGGCCGCCGTGCTGAACCGGCTGGCCGCGACGCTCGACGAGGTGCACGCGCGCGACACCTGGCAGCGCGAGCTCCACCCGGACAACGTCCAGATGCGCGAGGGAGATCAGGAGCCGGTGCTGATGGACCTGCGGACCGGCGGCAACGAGTGCCTGGACACGCTCCTCGAGACGCCCGTGTCGCCCGAGGTCCAGGTGTTCCGCAGCCCCGAGTCGCTGCGCTTCCTGCGCTCGAACCTGGGGCGCCCGCACGCCCGCCATGCCTACCGGATCACCGACGATCTCTATTCGCTGGGGGCGCTGGCGTACTGGCTGGTGACGGGACACGCGCCGTTCTGCGCGAGCCTTCCGAGCGAGCAGCTCCACACCGAGCTTGAGCTGCGCGCGCCGCTGCCTCCCTGGGAGGTGAACGAGCGCGTGCCCAAGCCCCTGGGGGCTATCATCCTGCGGCTCATGAGCAAGCTGCCCGAGGCCCGGGCCCACAGCGGCGAGTCCCTGTGCGCGGAGCTGATGGTGGCCGTGTCCGCAGGCGCCCGCTCCATGTGGGCCCGGCGGGTGTTCGACTGGGAGCACGACGGAGCAGGGGCCGAGGACTCTTCGCGGCGCGTCCGGCGCCCGGCTCCGCCCCAGCCTGCCCCGCTGCCGGGGCCCAGGCTGCCGAGGGTGGTGTACTTCCGCTCGCCCTCCGACCGGCGGGCCGCTGAAGCCCAGGTGGCACCCAGGCCCGACTCCTCCGCGTCCGTGAGTCCCTGGTCGCGGATGATGTGATTTCGTGAGTTTCTCGACTTGTTGGTGCTCCTAGGATCGCTCGCCGAGCGGGCGGGCATGGCGGTCGTGCGCCCCCCTCATTAACCTGCTGGGGTCCAGCGGTTGGGATGGGGTGCTTATGAGCCAGCTGCAGCCTGCGACGCCCGAGCAGTCCTCTCCATCACCTCTGGCCTCGAACGAGGCCGTCCCCGTCGCTCCGTCCGCTCCGAGGGGGCTGGAGCACGGCGTCTCCATCCGGGACGTCCAGCCCGAGGAGGACGTGTTCTCCTGGCTCCAGCGAGTCCACGGCGGCTTCGAGCTCCCGCGCTACCAGCAGGTGCTGGGAGCGGCCAACGCCTACAAGGAAGGGGACGAGGCCATCGGAGTGGCGGCGGCGGACGAGGCGTCCCGCGAGAACGCCCGGAAGCTGCTGGCGCGCACCCGCCTGGGAGCGCTCCACGCGCACCCACCCCTGGAGGATCGGCTCTTCGCGTTCATGCTCGAGGCCATCGACGCGGAGGCTCGCGCGGAGACGGCGGACTGGACGGTGGGGCAGCTGAAGGACTTCCTGCTCTCGGCGCGCGAGGAGGAGATCAAGCGCGTCTGCCGGGGCCTGAGCAGCGACGTCATCGCCTGTGTCGTCAAGCTGATGAGCGACGCGGAGCTCACCACGGTGGGTAGCAAGGTCTTCCACCCGCTACCGGGCAGCAAGCTGGGAGCGCGGGGGTACCTGGGCGCTCGCATCCAGCCGAACTCGCCCACGGATCACCCGGAGGACATCCGCTGGCAGGTGTTCAACGGCTGGTCCTTCGCGGTGGGGGACGTGGTGCTGGGCACCAACCCGGTGTCCTCGGCGCCCGAGTCCGTGGCCGCGGTGGAGGCGGCGCTGCACGACGTGCTGGTCACCTTCGGGCTGCAGGAGGTGATGCCCAACTGCGTGCTGTCTCACATCGACATCCAGGCGCGGGTGGAGGAGCTGCAGCCGGGCACCACGGGCATCTGGTTCCAGAGCATCGCGGGCACCGAGGCGGCCAACCGCACCTTCGACGTCACGCTGGAGAAGATGGTGGAGCACGCGGCCCGGCGCACCGGGAAGTTCGGGCTCTACTTCGAGACGGGGCAGGGCGCGGACGCGACGAACGGGCAGCACGGCGGCTGCGACATGGTGCTGCTGGAGTCGCGCAAGTACGGCTTCGCCCGGGCGCTCAAGCGGCGCGTGGCGCTGGCGCAGGTGGGGGCGGGGCGCGAGGCGGCGCCGTGGGTCCACGTCAACGACGTGGCCGGCTTCATCGGCCCGGAGGTGTTCCGCTCGCGGGAGCAGCTGGTGCGCTGCTGTCTCGAGGACATCGTCATGGGCAAGCTGCACGGGCTGATGATCGGCCTGGACATCTGCTCCACGCTGCACATGGACGTGACGCTGGATGATCTCGGCTGGTGCCAGGATCGGATCGCGCCCGCGTGTCCCGGCTATCTGATGGCGCTGCCGACGCGCAACGATCCGATGCTCAGCTACCTGACCACGGCGTTCCAGGATCACGTGCGTCTGCGCGAGAAGTTCGGCTACCGGGTGGATGACCGGATGTGGGCCTTCTTCCAGCAGCTCGGGGTGATTGACGCGCAGGGACGGCCCACGGAGCGCTTCGGGGATCCGCGCTGGGTGTACGTGGAGTACTGCCGGCGCAAGGCAGACACGCGCTCGGAGGCGGCGCTGCTGGCCGAGGCAACGGAGCGGATGGAGGCGATCCGAGCCCGGGGCGTGCCGCTCGCGGTGGGCCGCGGCGAGCACTCGTGGGAGCTGGAGCCGGGGCTGGATCTGCAGCTGCGCGGCCACTACGAGGACGCCAAGCGAGGCATCTGGACGGAGCTGTCACCCCGGTTCATCGAGACGATTCCCCAGGCGGTGCCGCTGCGGACCCAGGCGGTGGATCGGCGCGACTACATCCTCCACCCGGTCTCCGGCGAGCGGCTGGACGCCGAGTCGGTTCGGGGGGTGGAGGCGCTGCGGCAGCGCCGGGGCTCGCGCTGGGATGTGCAGATCGTCCTGTCGGACGGGCTGGACCCGCGCTCGCTCATGGACGAGGGCCACCTGGCACCGTTCCTGGAGATCCTGCGGCGCGAGCTGGAGGCGGCGAACTACCGCGTGGCGCCCGAGCACCTGGTGCTGAGGTACGGCCGCGTGCGTGCCGGCTATCAGGTGGGAGAGCTGCTGTTCGCGGACGCGGCGGACGGGCTGCAGCGGGCCCTGGTCCATGTGGTGGGCGAGCGGCCCGGCTCGGGCCATCACGCCTTCTCCGCGTACCTCACGGCGCCCGCGGGCCGCGTCTGGGCGGGCCAGGAGCGCCCGGTGGACCACGACATCACCCGCGTCATCGCGGGCATCTCGGACACGAGCGTGCGCCCCGAGGACGCGGCGCGCGAGGCCGTGCGCATCCTCGGGGAGCTGTGCCGGGGCTGAGGCGCGCCCCGGGCGCTACTTCGCCAGGGGCTTGCTGTTGGTGATGCTGATGCCGCCCTCGGTGGCGGTGGCGAACACCTCGCTGGAGGCGGGGATGGTCAGCTTGGTGCGCACCGCCTTGCTGCCGAGGACGAACTTCACCTCGACGTCGTGATCGCCCGGGGGCACATCCCTCACCACGACGAGCTGGGAGTTGGCGGCACCCTTGCGGAGCCCGTCGATGGAGACGCTGCACTGCTTGGGGCAGCGCACGGAGAGCACGGAGGGAGCCCCGCTGACCGGCTTGGCGACCGGCTCCTGGCCGAGCGGCACGCGCTCGGTGATCGTCAGGCGCTTGTTGCTGTCGATCTGCGCCGTCACCTTCATGCCGCCGGGGATGTCCGCGAAGCCGCTGTAGAGGGGACGGTTGAGGAAGCCACCGTTGGCCTCCACGCGGCGCTGTCCGGGCGCCACGTCCTTGAACTCCCAGCTGTTCGTCGCCTGGCGCACGCCGCCCTTGCCATCGAGCTTCACGGTGCAGTCGTCCGTGCAGCGCACGATGACGGTGGAGGTGGCGCCCGGCTTGCCCTCGGGAGCAGCGGCCTCCGTGGGCCTGGCGTCGGCCGGCTTGGCCGGGGCGGCCTTGGCGTCCGCGGGCCTGGCCGGGGCGGAAGGAGTGCCCTGGGCGAGGGCGGAACTGGCGACGAGGGTGAAGAGCACGGCAGCGAGGCGCATGGGGCAGAGGCCTTTCGAGAGACGTGAAACGGGGTCTGGCCTACCGTCACGCATGGTCCTCGTCAACCCGGCTGCGGGAGAGTGTCAGGGCTGCGCGAGCGCTCGGACCGCGCAGTGCACCCCTTGTACGACCTGGCGGAGGGCATCCTATTCCAGGTGGCTCGGAGGCGGACCATGCGGAGGGAGGCCTGGGCGCGGTGCTACGCTCCAGGGCGTGAGGCCGATCTCCCCGAGGCTCCAGCTCACGCTGCTGATGGTCGCCGCGCTGCTGTTGCTCGGCCTCTTTCCGAGGTGGCTCGAGCGGTTCCGCTCGCACGAGCGAGACCTCGTGTCGCCAGCGGCGGGACTGTTCCTCGTGGCGCGGCCGGGAG is a genomic window of Hyalangium gracile containing:
- a CDS encoding ribose-phosphate diphosphokinase is translated as MRVVLLSGSSHPALAASVAKVLSLELGRCLVDRFPDGELHVEVAEELRGCDVYVIQPLGPPVDSHLMELLLMVDACRRRGAGRVTAVVPYLAYARHDRRETGREPLAARVVADLIRVAGVDRLVAVDLHSPAVEGCFNIPVEHLSAMPLLADHLLRTAAPGSVVVSPDLGAVKRAERYAAQLKLPVAVVHKHRTSGSKVEARSITGDVKGCSPILVDDMISTAGTIEAAVNVLLEAGCTTEVTVVATHALLVGSALERLRKIPLRRLITTDSVPRPERLPFPVEVVSIAPLLARSIELLRLGSSGG
- the eutB gene encoding ethanolamine ammonia-lyase subunit EutB; protein product: MSQLQPATPEQSSPSPLASNEAVPVAPSAPRGLEHGVSIRDVQPEEDVFSWLQRVHGGFELPRYQQVLGAANAYKEGDEAIGVAAADEASRENARKLLARTRLGALHAHPPLEDRLFAFMLEAIDAEARAETADWTVGQLKDFLLSAREEEIKRVCRGLSSDVIACVVKLMSDAELTTVGSKVFHPLPGSKLGARGYLGARIQPNSPTDHPEDIRWQVFNGWSFAVGDVVLGTNPVSSAPESVAAVEAALHDVLVTFGLQEVMPNCVLSHIDIQARVEELQPGTTGIWFQSIAGTEAANRTFDVTLEKMVEHAARRTGKFGLYFETGQGADATNGQHGGCDMVLLESRKYGFARALKRRVALAQVGAGREAAPWVHVNDVAGFIGPEVFRSREQLVRCCLEDIVMGKLHGLMIGLDICSTLHMDVTLDDLGWCQDRIAPACPGYLMALPTRNDPMLSYLTTAFQDHVRLREKFGYRVDDRMWAFFQQLGVIDAQGRPTERFGDPRWVYVEYCRRKADTRSEAALLAEATERMEAIRARGVPLAVGRGEHSWELEPGLDLQLRGHYEDAKRGIWTELSPRFIETIPQAVPLRTQAVDRRDYILHPVSGERLDAESVRGVEALRQRRGSRWDVQIVLSDGLDPRSLMDEGHLAPFLEILRRELEAANYRVAPEHLVLRYGRVRAGYQVGELLFADAADGLQRALVHVVGERPGSGHHAFSAYLTAPAGRVWAGQERPVDHDITRVIAGISDTSVRPEDAAREAVRILGELCRG
- a CDS encoding serine/threonine protein kinase codes for the protein MLTPGMQIDHWRILERLGPRGQGALYRVEDVRQATPPLVLWLSSRRSHGHCGDRSARLQASQPHLSRLHGLGRWPSREDGFSFCVREDVRGQSLARWVETVNPTFLQVAAVLNRLAATLDEVHARDTWQRELHPDNVQMREGDQEPVLMDLRTGGNECLDTLLETPVSPEVQVFRSPESLRFLRSNLGRPHARHAYRITDDLYSLGALAYWLVTGHAPFCASLPSEQLHTELELRAPLPPWEVNERVPKPLGAIILRLMSKLPEARAHSGESLCAELMVAVSAGARSMWARRVFDWEHDGAGAEDSSRRVRRPAPPQPAPLPGPRLPRVVYFRSPSDRRAAEAQVAPRPDSSASVSPWSRMM
- a CDS encoding creatininase family protein codes for the protein MTKLPGRPLLFLCAPLLVCVLVATAQAGGRQAKPRGVLLEQLAWPQAEQVLTPETVVVIPLGAQAKEHGPHLPLANDWNIAEYMKQRVLQSADVVIAPTINYSFYPSFVEYPGSTTLRLETARDMIVDICRGLSRFGPRRFYVLNTGISTVRALRPAAELLAADGILLHFTDLVRATGEVEKEVAKQEGGTHADEIETSMMLYIAPKTVDMSKAVKDYHPGKGPLSRTPTDAGIYSVSGVFGDATLATRAKGQRVVEAMVSAVLSDIEVLRGTTLGAATTPDAGGPKGAP